In Pan paniscus chromosome Y, NHGRI_mPanPan1-v2.0_pri, whole genome shotgun sequence, the sequence GATGAGgcatgtatttttacatttattttcaccctTATTGTACCTCTATGATAAACTGCTTGCTTACATTCATACCATAATTATGTCTCAGGTTACTTGTCTGTTCCTAAAGATTCACTGAAACAAAGAATTGTATATATGCTTGTATCTTTCAGCAGCCGTATGTCAGATAGCACTGCACATTACTGCAGACATCGCATATACAGGTCCAAAggtagatgaagaagaagaaagcaagcttgaAACTCTATACATTCCTAAAAGCATATCAGAAACTCACAAATAacagtgaaatcaaagaatgatcccagccaattccattacatacctagactgaaatatgaaacttcaaagaaaagacagattagaactttgggtttgtaaaaattttcctaaaTAGATATAAGTATTGGTAACTTTGTCTCACTAGAAAACGTAAACAAAAATccatgtttttcatgtttgtaaatatacatagttttatatccatcagttatgacatgcaagaagtaataaagtgaaagtacaataaaatgatatatggaacttcctcagtcttaaaatattccatggagactgtcaattttatgaaaactataaagaatgCTTCATGAAACTACATTGTACAGTGCCATTTACTATTTTACGTACATTTGAAATAATCAACAATTAAAGGGAATACATCAACATTATTTAATACGAATAACGTTATTTTTCTTGAGTAATCCTGTTGGAATTaaggattttaaataaaacattaaaaacaaattatattgactGCTTTCAGCTTTGGATGAAATCATACTTGTGTATTTGTAGTAATGGGAAGCATAACTTTCTCCTCACAATTAATCTTTTATAAGGCAGGCGACTTTCCTCCCACGTGCCCGCCCCGATCACTTCCCCCAGGACACCCCTGCCGCCCTAGCCCCAGGAACCAGAGAGTTTTCTCTGGATCTGCAGTATTACTTCCGTACCATCTACCTGGCCTGCCTAACGAAGAGAGACGTTTCCTGTGTTCGTGACACATAGAGATGTTCATGGCTTGCCACCCTGAGGATGTCAGGGCACAGGGCTGCCATGCCCACAATTCCAAAGGCCACGCAGCCCGCGTGTGCCTGGATGCCTAGCTACCCGGCACAAGCTCCAAGGGCTTCTCGGAGGAGGCTTGGGCAGggaaggcggggggtggggggctggagaTGCAGGCCCGCCAGTGGCTGTGCCGCCCAGGGAGACGCCCACCGCCCTCCCATTGATTGGCCACGACGGGAGGAAGTCGGCCTGGGTGCGGCCCCTCGGCCCTTCGCGCGCAGTCCCTTAGGGGGCGCCTGGAAGCCTGGCGCATGCGCCCTGAGGGCTCGCTGAGCTACCGGGTGCCATAGAGGCTGCGGCAGGGTTCCTGTGGCGTGGGTCGGGCAGCACAGGCCTTGGTGCGTGCGAGTGCCGAGGAGGGCACCGCCTTCAGGATGGAGGCTGTACAGGAGGGGGCGGCCGGGGTGGAGAGTGAGCAGGCGGCTTTGGGGGAGGAGGCGGTGCTGCTGTTGGATGACATAAtggcggaggtggaggtggtggcggaGGAGGAGGGCCTCGTGGAGCGGCAGGAGGAGGCCCagcgggcacagcctggccctgggcccatgaccccagagtctgcactggaggagctgctggccgTTCAGGTGGAGCTGGAGCCGGTTAATGCCCAAGCCAGGAAGGCCTTTTCTCGGCAGCGGGAAAAGATGGAGCGGAGGCGCAAGCCCCACCTAGACCGCAGAGGCGCCGTCATCCAGAGCGTCCCTGGCTTCTGGGCCAATGTTGTATCCTTCTCAGTGTTTCTTCGGCCTTTCTAGTGGAGAGGTGCTCTCGGGGAAGTGTAAGTGACCGATGGGCAGCTCGGCGTCGATGTGACTCTTTGGGGAACAAAGGGGAGTTGCCACGGACAAATGTGGCTGCGGAAAGCCACAGCAGGCGTGGGTACTATTGTCCTGCAAGCGGCAGAGAAACCCTTGGTGATGCCGAGCAGCAGACGTTTGGGGCatctttttgaagagcagaagcgaGTTCAGACCAGAAGAGGTTTTTCGGTGAAGCAAGCTATTTTTAAGGGAGTGTGATTGCTGCCCCTCGCTAGTCCGATCTGGGACTGGGCGTCTTCGGCTCTAAGCAGATTCTGCCACTCCTCAGACACCAGCAAGTCTCTGCAAATCGCGCCTCCCCATGTCAGTGCAGTCAGCCTCAGAATCATACACCCTCTGTGAACACAGGAGGCCTTAGTTTACGGGGAGGGGGAGGTGAAAGGAGATCATACATGGAAGCAGATCTGAGAAatcccctaccccagcctctggGTGCTCTTAGGCCTTCTTCCCTGTTGCTCGTCGCTTTCCCTTCCATCGTGTATAAAGTCTCTTTGACCTAAATCAGATTGCAAACCACCCCCAGATGTCAGCCCTGATCACTGACGAAGATGAAGACATGCTGAGCTACATGGTCAGCCTGGAGGTGAGGCCAGGAAGACTGAGGCGAGAGGGTTTAGCGGGGGAGGGTAAGGGAAATAATTCATTCCTGTAAGCAAGAGTGAGCACCTCACCCGAAAACGTATTTAAGCTTTCTCCACCTTGTCCTGACAGGTGGAAGAAGAGAAGCATCCTGTTCATCTCTGCAAGATCATGTTGTTCTTTCGGAGTAACCCCTACTTCCAGAATGAAGTGATTACCAAGGAATATCTGGTGAACATCACAGGTGACAGGTGGCTCCCAGGATGGGTAGTGGAAGGAAgatggcgggtggatcattgcCGACGTGATCCAGCCCCCTTCCCACAAAAACTCCTGTCTCTGTAGAATACAGGGCTTCTCGTTCCACTCCAATTGAGTGGTATCCGTATTATGAAGTGGAGGCCTATCGCCGCAGACACCACAGCAGCAGCCTTAACTTCTTCAActggttctctgaccacaacttcGCAGGATCTAACAAGATTGCTGAGGTGAGTCCTCACTGGGAAACATGAGAAATGACCCCGTgtgttcccagctgcttgggtcaCCTTTCTGAGCCCTGATGAGGCCTTTCCCGATTGAGTCCCCTGACAGATCCTATGTAAGGACCTGTGGCGCAATCCCCTGCAATACTACAAGAGGATGAAGCCACCTGAAGAGGGAACAGAGACGTCAGGTGAGCCGTTAGTTGGGACTGGAGCTGTTTGATGCCTAGTATAAGGGGGTTGATGCACCTGCCTATTCAGGGAGCCTGGGtgctcatttcagaaatgtagaaATTGAGGCTCCTTTGGTACATGTAGAAATTccttgagaggaagacagagagtgaCAGAATCCAGGACGTTCATGGCATTGGGCTGAAAAGGCACATTAGAGACTTCACGCAAAGCAGGTGATAGCTGTGGAGTCTTAAGCCCAGTGAAGAATCGTCCATTTCCAGAATCAATGAGGAGTAAAGCTGAAAATCATTCAGTTCAGTCTGTGGCACTTGATTCCATGGCTGTGAACCCCTCCGGCAGTCATCCTACCAACCCCATAAGATTGGGCTCCCTGAATGTGCGTCCTGATCATCCTTGCCCCAAACCACAAAGGACTGTTTAGATTGATGGATTTCCTTAAGCTGTTGCCCCATCAGACTTCTGTGTGCTTTTAGGGTACAGTGCATCTTGTTAGCTGACTCCCCTCACAGACAATactgggaatggggcagggaTTGCGCAGAACAGTTTGTAACACGTGGTAGGAGGAAGTTTAAGGGATCACAAATGGGGAAGGGATATCCTTTTCTCAGCGGGCCCCACAATTGAAACATTTCCAAGTATGGCTCAGAGAAAATGCGTTTTAACGTGAGTTTGTGTTTCTCTAGGGGACTCCCAGTTGTTGAGTTGAATATGATGGAGCATCAGATTTTACCTAATACAGCAGAACTCCTAAAAAGTTACAACAGTATGCAGGACGGCAGTACTCAGCATGGTCTTATGCACaggaactaaaggaaaaagaGGTCGAGTCACCAGAAATCAGGAAGAGGGGGTAAATTTGGATTgtatggaatgaaaaataaacattctcaaggatgtgtgactctgtgtctgtgtgtgtgtgtgagtgtgtctttgtgtttgtgtgtgtgtgtatgtttatccaCTTTATTCGGGTGTGCTAATGAATTGATCCATCCACGTGCTTTATTCTCTTCATGGAAATTACCAGTCTGCGTTGGAGCTGGGCCTCTAAAGTTGTAGAGTGAATGGGTGTGGGATGTGTTGGGATTCTTCCTACAGGACAGAGTGGGGGAGGTAAAAGCAAAAGACAGCTTAGTTGGAGGCTGACTTCATCCTATGGAAGCAGAGATAGTTCAAGGAATGGGGTTACTGGGTTTCCAGGTCCCAGTTTGCTGGGACCTCCAAAATCCTTCATTTTGAGTATCATCATACACAATAGATAAGCACAGGATGATGGAAATCTTAAAGTTGGCTTTCGTGTTGAATCCACATGTTCTTTTAAAGGTGAATGCATAATCCTTTTCTGGGACAATCAGCCTCTCAGGACTTCTGAAACATCAACGTGAGAAGAAATGGGCATGTAAGGTGTATGGAGGGACTGTGGGAAAGGTGACAGAGGCATGTGGGAAGGCATTCAGGATACACTTTTGGCATAGATGACTACGGGAAAAGACAAACTTACAGAAGTGAGGGGAAAGGGCGTGGATTAGTGGAATGTAAGATTGTTGGAGAATCCATCCAGGGACTCTCTTGTCACTTGATGACCCTGGATATGGACACTCTTgtggatgtttacatctttagttGGGTTAAGCTTTTCTCCAAGATTCTATGTTAGGTGAGGAGCCCATAACGTATGTAGCTAACAACACTACGATTGCATTTTGTGCTCTTGCAAAGTCTAGTGAGTCTCTATATTCTCCCTCGTGATTGGCACTGCAGATTGTTTCTGGAGCCCAGGGCCCTTTAATTTTCTGTGGCCTCTTCAGCATACTTTGCCTAAGGTTTAGAATGTAAAGCGAATATAGTTGTAGAGTATGTGTTGCAAGCCTCACACAGGAGGACAAAACATACAGCTTTCATTCGCGAGTGGGAGGCTGCTTCCCAGGAACACCTGTGTCTATGCACAAGACAAGGGGTTGCCTCTGTCAaggatggggcaggaggattTCAGTGTCGGAGGCAGaactttctttcctgttcccagATGAAAGAGTTCCAACATGAGCATCCATGTTGACCACACGCTAATAGAGTGCTAACATTCCTGTCCCGTATAGACTCTGGTCAGCACAGCTTCTGTGAGAAGAGCTATGTT encodes:
- the LOC129395751 gene encoding testis-specific Y-encoded protein 3-like, with the translated sequence MEAVQEGAAGVESEQAALGEEAVLLLDDIMAEVEVVAEEEGLVERQEEAQRAQPGPGPMTPESALEELLAVQVELEPVNAQARKAFSRQREKMERRRKPHLDRRGAVIQSVPGFWANVIANHPQMSALITDEDEDMLSYMVSLEVEEEKHPVHLCKIMLFFRSNPYFQNEVITKEYLVNITEYRASRSTPIEWYPYYEVEAYRRRHHSSSLNFFNWFSDHNFAGSNKIAEILCKDLWRNPLQYYKRMKPPEEGTETSGDSQLLS